Proteins from one Cryptomeria japonica chromosome 4, Sugi_1.0, whole genome shotgun sequence genomic window:
- the LOC131874905 gene encoding cyclin-dependent kinase B1-1-like, whose translation MEANEKLEKVGEGTYGKVYKAKDRKTGQLAALKKTRLESDEEGVPPTALREISLLQMLSQDLHVVRLLVLKNALCVLEFLLSSCNVSLSKETVNFFMSSSVHCNVINCNMIL comes from the exons ATGGAGGCGAATGAGAAGCTGGAGAAGGTTGGAGAAGGAACATATGGCAAGGTGTACAAGGCCAAGGACAGGAAGACTGGGCAATTGGCAGCCCTCAAGAAGACCAGGCTCGAATCTGATGAGGAAGGCGTCCCTCCCACTGCCCTTCGTGAGATCTCCCTTCTGCAGATGCTTTCACAGGATCTTCATGTTGTAAGGTTGCTTGTTCTG AAAAATGCCTTGTGCGTTTTGGAGTTTCTTTTGAGTAGCTGTAATGTGAGTTTATCAAAAGAAACCGTTAATTTTTTTATGAGTTCTTCAGTGCATTGCAATGTGATAAACTGTAATATGATTCTATAA